The following nucleotide sequence is from Camelus bactrianus isolate YW-2024 breed Bactrian camel chromosome 34, ASM4877302v1, whole genome shotgun sequence.
gggccacaTATTTTCACATCTCTGAGCCTAGTTTCCTCCTCTATGAGATGGGGCTAAATGCAGCGGTTTTGTTGTAGGGTTGTTGCAAGGGTTAAATGAGTTAGCACATGGCAGAGCTCTTCGAAGAATCTAGAAAGTGTTCAGTATTAGCTGTCACCATTGCAGGCTGTGTATTATCCAGAGGCAGTATAGGAGTGGAGGCACAGGAGAGATGGGGAAGGACCTCTGCACCCTACCGAGGACTTAGGACTTTTTTTGTAGTTGGTGGACAGCTTTCTGAAGGATTTAAGGAGGGGTTGACTTTCCTGTTGCTGTAGAACCTCCAAGTGCAGGATCTGGAGTCCCCATCCTGCAGGACCAGGAGCTCCCTCTAGTGGCACTGTGGAGAATGcagtgggagagggaagtagGGGAGTTTCTGGGGTGATGCAAGAGCGCCCCTGCCCTATAGGGCCTCATTTCAAGGGGATGAAGATGGGGACAGatgagaaatatttagaaaatcaaAGATAGAGAAGCTAAGATAGAGGACTGAATCTATGTGGAAGACGATGAAAGAATGGAGTCAAGGATGATCCCCAAATATCAGACCTTCTTCCTATTCCTTGATTACACTAAACTCATTctggcctcaggacctttgcacttgctattcctGCTGcctagaaaaatttttttctttcagatattCCTTCatatcatttaatttaaatttagatgTCACCTCGTCAGTTAGCTGTCCCCTGACTCCTGCTGGGGGATGCTCAAGGTTGTAACCCTGCTCTAATTTTCTGTAACACTTATCACCATCTGAGTTgatctggtttgtttgtttgtttgtttattatttcaaaatataaacccCATGAAAGCAGGAACTTTTCATGTTCATAGTTgagtccccagtgcctagaacagtggctgacacatagtagatgctcagtacctactgaatgaatgcatgaatttaGGAATAGAGGGCTAGATGCCTTGGGTGGCTAGGTGGCCTCTAAGAGATGCGGTTTATATATGGGGTAACTAGGTAGTGGTACTCTGAGTTTAAAGAGGTGTCAGAAAAGGGACATCCAAATACCAGGAGACCTCCAGGTGATGCGAGTCAGGTAGGCAGTTGGGTAACTGGGACTCAGCATCCAGGGTTCTCACGTTCTCCAAGAGAGTGTCAGGTGGGAAAAAGTCGGAGAGAGATACCTGGTCGGATGCTATGTCCCCACCTGAAGTTAGCCAGGACCTGGCCCCGGTCCTGCCAGTGTCCCATTCCAGACAGACTCCTCTATTCTCAGCTCATCGGGGATGAGTGGTCTTGCCCCTCCTGCCTCACTCCCGCAGCTGTCCTTACCTCTCAGAGCCCCTTCCTCTGCACAGAGTTCTCTCCAGAGTTCTCTGCACAGCCCCCTCGGCGAGTGGGATTCCAGATCTTTACCAGCAGTGACAGCACAGATGTGGAGATAGTcattctctgggaaaaaaaagcagctgCTCAGAGAACTCCGGGAGCTTCTACCCTCTTCCAGGGAGTGGGAGGGTTGGAGGGAAGGCCGGGTATAGCCCTGTGGGCAGTGAAGGGGGGCAGTAGCCGGGGACCCAGCGGAAGTGACTCCACACTCAGTGCCCTCCCTGTTTAGGATGCAGCTGAGGCTGGAGCCAGGTCGGGCTATCGGGGCCGCCGCTCCCCACACACCCCCCACGAACGCTTTGAGGGGCTTACGGTGCTCAAGGCTGCACAGGTGAGAAGAGGTGCCCATGGCCTGGTCTGATGCCGGAACCTGAGCGAGCTGGGCATCGGGGCCCAGCGTCTcctgggaggggcggggaggcgcTCTCATAGGAGCAGCCGAGGCCTCTGcccagggcagaggagggggttCCAGACCGAGGGGCCCATGTTGTCGTCAGTGGGAGGAGCAGGTTGGGCTAATGGGCTGCTGAGCCCCAAACTGTAGGCGGAGGTAGCGGAATTGGTGCCGGGTCGGTAGCTGGGACCATCCTTCCAACccgccccttccctccttcctttcgcTGCCTGCAGCTGGCCCGGGCCGGGGCCGTGGGCAGTCAGGGTGCTCAGCTGCTCCTGGAGGTGAGCGAGCGCGTGCGGACCCTGACACAGGCCTACTTCTCCCCAGATCGGCCCCTGCACCTCTCCTTCACCCACCTGGTGTGCCGCAGTGCCGTAGAAGGTAACCACCGGGGAGCCCGGCcgctcctccccaccctgggccccTGTTGGGCCCTGTACACCCTCAGCTGTGTGGTTTCAGTCTTCACTCCAGGAAGACTGACCCCTCTGCCCGGGCTGCGGCCAGCTCCTCGGCCGGGCTGTGACCCTGGAGCTGCAGGGCGGGTGTGGATGGGCTTCCACCAGGCCCCTTTGCTTCCCAGGAGAGCAAGCGCAGCGCATGGACCTGAGCCACCCGGTGCATGCAGACAACTGCGTCCTGGACCCCGACACCGGGGAGTGCTGGCGGGAGCCCCCGGCCTATACCTACCGGGACTACAGGTGGGCGGCCCTCCAGGGTTCGGGCAGGTGGGCCTGGCCGGGTGGGGGTCTCACTGCCTCccgtcttcctccctccccagtggACTCCTCTACCTCAACGATGACTTCCAGGGTGGGGACCTGTTCTTCACGGAGCCCAACGCCCTCAGGGTCACGGTAAGTGGGGCGATGTGGCAGGGAGCCCAGCTGTGGGCTCAGGATTCAAAACAGAAGGTTCCCAGAGGCAAATGCAGGGAAATGGATGGGCCCCCTTAACCATCTCCTTTCCTGGCCTCCCCAACACCTCCCACCACGTGTCTTTTCAGGGCCTCTCCTAGCAGGGGTCCATTATGCCAGGAGACCCTGCCTTCCGCATTTGCCTCACCTCCTAAGGGAGGGCGAGTGAAGCGCAGAACCCCAAACCCCTGTTCCAGGTGGAAGCTCGGGGCTGGGATTGGTGGAAGGGGAGGAACAGTGATTTTTTACCATGAATTGCTCTGTCTTACCCAGTTACTGCCTTCTCTGCTACCACCACCAGCTACCTGTAATCCAAGCCCTCCTTGGGGTGGAAAAATTTCCCCAAGATCCCTCCACCCAGAACCCAGGGTTTGTTACCGCACCCATCCCCTCAGATGGCTTCACACCTGGTTCAAAGGGTTGGCCAGGAAAAGTCAGGGCACCTGGGGGATGGGCCAACCCAAGGCCCTTGAGGGAGGCCCCTTCTCCCTTCGGCTCCAACGCCTCTGGCCTCAGGCTGGCATTCGTGCTCCCCAAGTGGAGGTCCATTTCCCATTTGCCCCAAGATAGTCCCTGAATTAAGGAGGGAGAAGTGGTAGGCAAGAAAGCTGACCTTTCCGGGGCCCCTGCCCCCGTCCTGCTCTTGGGCAGGAGTCAGGgccaagttctctgagggacttTCCCTGGAGCtgaccccaccctcacccccaggcgCAGGTTCGACCTCGCTGCGGGCGCCTCGTGGCCTTCAGCTCTGGTGGGGAGAATCCCCATGGCGTGTGGGCTGTGACAAGGGGACGGCGCTGTGCCCTGGCGCTGTGGCACACGTGGGCACCTGAGCACAGGGAGCAGGTGAGGAGGAGCGGGAGTAGTGGTGTGAGGTGTGGGCAGGGGCTGAGATCACCCAGGGAAGGTCcttggggcagggaggcaggggatggagccagaccctcctccccatctcccaggagTGGACAGAAGCCAAAGAGCTGCTGCAGGagccagaggaggaggaagaagaaatgccCAGCAGAGACCCTGCCCCAGAACCCCCCAGCCGCAGGCTTCAGCGGGTCCAGGACAAGGCTGGGAAGCCATCTCGTGTCCGAGAGGAGCTGTGAGGGGCTGAGCCAGCTTGACTTGTGAAGGGTCCACCTTGATGCCAGGGTCCACCTTGATGCCAAGACCCACGAGAAGCCCCTATGTGACAGGAGGAGAACAGCCAGCTCTCTGTCCCTGCACCCCCATCCTCTTGGGGATCATGAGGGCCATCAGCCCTGGACTCAGAGGACACGGCACAGACTGGCCTGGGGGGCCAGGCTTGGCCCCAGCTGGCAGACCTCCTGCCCTGGGACAGACAGAAGACTGGACGCCACCCTGGAAAGAAATGGCAGTGGGTAGGGCCCGACTGCGGGGtttaaaggaggaggaagagagggaggacaccccgctgccctctcccagcctgtcAATAAAGGTCCTGAAGACCCTCAGCCAGGGCCCAGTCAAGTGTCTTGCAGTTTGCAGTTTCGGGGTGGCTGAAGGTGGGAGTGGCGGTGGCTGTGGCTGGCCTGGGAGGAGACAGGTATCTTGGGCCTCTGGAGGCGGGGCGCTCAAGGCTGTGATTTGTCAGGGAAATCTCGGCCACCTGCTCCCCTCATGCAAATGACCCCTAACCCCTGACAGCTGCTCCTTGGGCCTCCTACCCTAAGCCCCGTCTTCCCTCACCGAGCTTGGCTGAGACTTAGGGCAGCCTGATCCCTCTGGTTCTTGCCTTCACAGCCCCAGCAGGACCCCGGGTGTCATGGGGGCAAGGAGTGGGTCCAGTTTATGATAGGAGTAGGGGACGGGTTGCCTTCTACTTGCGAGTCTTTCTCCACTCAAAGCAGGGCCAGGCCTGTTCATTCTCCTCGCTGGATCCCCTGGACTTGCCCCCACTCCCCCAGGATCAGACCTGGGGGCAGCTGGTTGGGGTTTGTTCAGAAGAAGGATTATCCAGATCAGTCCCTTCTAATCTCAGCTCCTGCCTGCACCCTCCCCATATTCACTGTAACCTGCTTCCCCCACTACCCTGAGCTAAGGAACACAACTTGGGGTGTTGACAATGGGCCATCTCTCACCCTCATTCTCTGTCTCCTGGACTGGTTGCTAGGTAGGCCCTGAGGGCCAAGATCATTGCCATGGGTgggggccagggcctggggggccCCTGGAGCTGTGCTTGCTGCTGCTCCTTTGCACCCCTCCCAACCCTGACCCTTAATCCTCACAGCTTTGCTCTAATCCCGTGGGGCCTGatgctctgctctctgcctcgAGAGAGACCGGCTGGGGGAGCACacataccccccccccccgccgccagGGCTCGCTACAGGGGGCTGCTCCTCTGTATCGCCCCGCACTCCTGCTCCCACCCTCCCCCGGGCTGGGCCCAAGTCTCTCTGGAAGCCACAcatctccctccctgtcctctccccccacccctgccagctgATTTCATTTGCCTGACGTTAGCCCTACCCTTCCCTGTCAGTGCCCCCCCGCACCCCCCAGccggggccaggccaggccagctccTCTGGCAGTAGAGCCGGGGCAGGTGACAGGCGGGCGTCGCAGCTGAGGGAGTGAGGAGGCACCCGGGAAGCGGAGCTGGAAGCCTAGAAGAGGTCCAGTCACAGAGCCCAGGTAAGAGGGAGCTGGCCCAGCTCCGCCCtccggggctgggggctgcagggagggcggGCTGCGCCAGGGCTGGCTGGCTGCACCCTTGGAGGGGCTGGCAGAGCAGGGGAGGTGGTGCTAAGCACCCAATCATTTCTCTCTTTGAGGGGTGGACTCATGAGGAGTCCGGTGTGGGGTGAGGGCCTGGTGGGGATCCCCTGACACCTACCCCCATTTCTGGCAGGAGTAGGAGCCACCCCTCAACCTTGCAGCCATGGGGGAGATGGAGCAGCTGCGGCAGGAGGCGGAGCAGCTCAAGAAGCAGATTGCTGTAACCCCGGGACCCTCCTGCTAGGGGACCCCCGAAAACATGGAACTGGGGCATGAGGGAGTGTGGCctgcggggagggggctggattCACCCTTGAGTAACACCTTAGAGACCCCTGACCTGGAAGTGGCCAGAGACTTTCTGAACTTAGACCTCATATTTGGGGTGCCCCCAAAACCCTAGAGCCCCAAGCCCACCTACCTCAGATGACCATgcacccccacaccccacctTTACCCTCCCCTGATGCCTGCTTTCCCCCCAGGATGCCAGAAAAGCCTGTGCTGACATTACTCTGGCAGAGGTGAGCTCTCCTATCCCCCGACAGGGCTGGAGGGGATGCGAAGGGAGGGATGGGATCTCCCTGAGCAGCCACAGCCTGGTGCCCAAGCTCTAGAACAGCACGTCCTTGGAATGAGGAAtgacatttattaattcattcagtaaGCATCCTGTGAGGTCTGCTCTGGGCCGGGCACCACGTCAGAGACCAAGGAGGAAGATGCCGTCCTATCTCCGTCCGTAAAACAAGAGTGATCACCCCCTCGCAGGGTGGTGAGGATGAGGAGGGGGCAGTGACTTGTAAATCAGAAAGCCCCTGGAGGTTCTCATTACTAGTTGTCTAATACTGCAGTTTGGCGGTTCTAAGATGCATGTTTTCACATTTTGACATTTCGGAAATCAAGATGCATCCactggagggtatagctcggtggtagagcatgtgctcagcattcacaaggtcctgggttcaatcctcagtacctccatcaaaaaacaaaacaaaacaaaacaaagatgccTCCAACAATTAGTGATGCCTCACAACTATCGTTGGCAGggtttttctttctcagtgaCCCCTAAAAGAATCATGCTTCTTAGAGTTGGTAGCACCTCAAATTGGATGAAATGTTAATAatgagtaaatatttactgaaattgAGCCAGACACTGAGCTAAGttacttaaatatataattttatttaattttcgtGGCAATCCCCTAAGGTAGGTGCTAgaaacctcattttacagaggaggaaacaggctcagagaggttaagtaactcacctgagaaaacaagtaaatagAAATTCAAGTCTATTGTCTCTGGACCCCCAGCCTAAGTCTAGAAGCTGGATGGAGTTTAAGGGGCATAGGACCACAAAGTTCCGGAGGTGCAGTGCAGAGCCATGGCGCTGCCCTAGGTCCCAGTGAGAGCTGGCCGTGCTGCAGTGGTGCGTGAGGGCAGGCTCCTAGCGGCTGGGCTTTGCCAAATGTGTGCATCGCTTCCCAAGTCCCTGTGCAGAGGCCTCGTGTTGGCAGCTTGAATTAGTCAAGGTGGGAGTATTTACATGGTGGAAATCCATCCCCTCCACAGAGAAGAGGTGGTGGTTAGACCCTTAGCAACCTGCTCCGGGCCGCGCCTGTGTCTGTCTCCAGCATCCACATCTGTCTAAGCTACTCCCAGGCAGAGGCTGGGTTCTCTGAGGCTGGGAGCCTGACCTGGAGGCTGGCACGGAACAGAAACTTGTACAGATCAGTGGCTGTAACACTGACATGTGGACATGTGCCCTGCTCACTCTGATTTCTAATGTCCCCTTTCCTGCAGCTGGTGTCTGGCCTAGAGGTTGTAGGACGAGTGCAGATGCGGACCCGGCGGACGTTAAGGGGACACCTGGCCAAGATATATGCTATGCACTGGGCCACCGACTCCAAGTGAGGCTTGAGAGGcgtggtggggatggggggcagggaggaaggaggcttgGGTGACCCGAATGTCCTCTCCCCAGGCTGCTGGTAAGTGCCTCGCAAGATGGGAAGCTGATCGTGTGGGACACCTACACCACCAATAAGGTACTGTCGCCCTCCTCCCTTGGGGCTTGATGccgccctgctctgccctccccaccggGAGCTCGGCTCAGGCCCCCTGCCGCACGGCCTCCTGCAGGTGCACGCCATCCCGCTGCGCTCCTCCTGGGTCATGACCTGTGCCTATGCCCCATCAGGGAACTTCGTGGCGTGTGGGGGGCTGGACAACATGTGTTCCATCTACAGCCTCAAGTCCCGGGAGGGCAACGTCAAGGTCAGCCGGGAGCTCTCTGCTCACACAGGTGAGTGAGAGACCAAGGGTCCAGGGAGGCCCCGGGCCTGGCGGGGTGCGGCCCTCTAGCCAAGGCCCTGTCCTAACCGCCCCCAGGTTATCTCTCTTGCTGCCGCTTCCTGGATGACAACAACATTGTGACCAGCTCTGGGGACACCACGTGGTGAGGACTGAACACCGTGGGCGCTGGGGCTTGGGAGGCACTTCTGTGCTGGCCTTTCTCTGTgacagcctcccctcccccctcagtGCTCTGTGGGACATTGAGACGGGACAGCAGAAGACTGTGTTTGTGGGACACACGGGGGACTGCATGAGCCTGGCCGTGTCTCCTGACTTCAAACTCTTCATTTCGGGGGCCTGTGACGCCAGCGCCAAGCTCTGGGATGTGCGGGAGGGGACCTGCCGGCAGACTTTCACTGGCCATGAGTCCGACATCAACGCTATCTGCGTGAGCCCCATCTCTGTGCTCCACCTCCCGGGAccgcctcccacccccagcaccccGTCCTGTATCCACTCCCTTAGgccccctgcccctttccctttaattttcccctttgaaataatttcaccttacagaaaagttgcaagagtaACAAACAGCTCCCATCTGCCCTTCACCCACGTCCACTGTTAACATTTCACATTTGCTTTACGG
It contains:
- the GNB3 gene encoding guanine nucleotide-binding protein G(I)/G(S)/G(T) subunit beta-3, which encodes MGEMEQLRQEAEQLKKQIADARKACADITLAELVSGLEVVGRVQMRTRRTLRGHLAKIYAMHWATDSKLLVSASQDGKLIVWDTYTTNKVHAIPLRSSWVMTCAYAPSGNFVACGGLDNMCSIYSLKSREGNVKVSRELSAHTGYLSCCRFLDDNNIVTSSGDTTCALWDIETGQQKTVFVGHTGDCMSLAVSPDFKLFISGACDASAKLWDVREGTCRQTFTGHESDINAICFFPNGEAICTGSDDASCRLFDLRADQELTTYSHESIVCGITSVAFSLSGRLLFAGYDDFNCNVWDSMKCERVGILSGHDNRVSCLGVTADGMAVATGSWDSFLKIWN